The Vicia villosa cultivar HV-30 ecotype Madison, WI unplaced genomic scaffold, Vvil1.0 ctg.003179F_1_1, whole genome shotgun sequence genome window below encodes:
- the LOC131640500 gene encoding uncharacterized protein LOC131640500 isoform X8: MEEEEEDETLYIGDEIYENGSSQKAEDLKLKEKRKREREKNMPRKKLRKLEAAREMLEDEEQNDKPKGKGTDKNEKSEMTLADLAYRRAKEVKVAKRALDSGKIVEKPQQKSIKSRKNSFSRTEEMWELFQTDKKDKKSKQRGSGVGKKPKKSFKSKSREEAKELKLKHSKREVQSTSGDVPVNIKRYLNMKIQGRGARRSQESDHSQLQPSPLRDIGVHIDQNKRQNQRRGRSDQPKSSQLCTSPAAPPPVTSFYKASALGRRRKLNVVHHKDQSLEKEKSTTSSNEVTNEGSHNESHCEKRTRGYSHMLDVWDMPAGNFILVDVDHMGNPIGWEGKTLLNAIGSLVRRHQCAPINYVCWSDMPEKNITDMLELIQTKFRFVPEFTERTEKILKDNMSIKWRQFKYHLKSKGYDGSKKEEEMASYIPDRRVDPSQYRDLVHYWCSEDGQKISGMNKMNRKKYVRQQKLEECNLHGHKFTLILELEKMEVL, translated from the exons atggaagaagaagaagaagatgaaacttTATATATTGGTGATGAAATTTATGAG AATGGTTCTTCTCAGAAAGCTGAAGACTTAAAATTGAAGGAAAAGCGGAAACGAGAGCGAGAG AAAAATATGCCTAGAAAGAAACTTAGAAAATTGGAAGCAGCTAGGGAGATGTTGGAGGATGAGGAGCAGAATGACAAGCCAAAA GGTAAGGGGACAGATaagaatgaaaagagtgaaatgacACTTGCTGATCTTGCATACCGACGTGCAAAAGAAGTAAAGGTTGCCAAGAGGGCACTAGATTCTGGAAAGATTGTGGAAAAGCCTCAGCAGAAATCTATTAAATCTCGAAAGAATTCCTTTTCAAGGACAGAAGAGATGTGGGAACTATTCCAGACTGACAAGAAGGATAAAAAGTCGAAACAGAGGGGTTCTGGAGTAGGAAAGAAGCCCAAAAAATCATTCAAAAGCAAGTCAAG GGAGGAGGCTAAAGAGTTAAAATTAAAACACTCAAAAAGAGAAGTTCAATCCACTTCTGGTGATGTTCCTGTTAATATCAAAAG ATATCTTAACATGAAAATCCAAGGCAGGGGAGCTAGACGGAGTCAAGAGAGTGACCACAGTCAACTCCAGCCTTCACCTTTGCGAG ATATAGGTGTgcatattgatcaaaacaaaagGCAAAATCAACGGAGAGGTCGTAGTGATCAACCGAAATCTTCTCAATTGTGCACTAGTCCAGCAGCACCACCTCCAGTTACATCATTCTACAAAG CAAGTGCCTTGGGGAGACGGAGAAAGTTGAATGTTGTTCACCATAAAGACCAATCACTAGAAAAAGAGAAATCAACTACTAGCTCTAATGAAGTCACAAATGAGGGAAGTCATAATGAGTCGCACT GTGAAAAAAGAACAAGAGGTTATTCACATATGCTAGATGTATGGGACATGCCGGCTGGAAACTTTATACTAGTTGATGTAGATCATATGGGAAATCCTATCGGTTGGGAAGGAAAAACTCTATTGAATGCAATTGGAAGTTTGGTAAGGAGACACCAATGTGCTCCAATCAATTATGTGTGCTGGAGTGATATGCCTGAGAAAAATATTACTGATATGCTTGAACTAATTCAG ACTAAATTTCGTTTTGTTCCCGAATTCACTGAGAGAACAGAGAAAATACTAAAGGATAATATGAGTATTAAGTGGAGGCAATTCAAGTATCATTTGAAGTCAAAGGGATATGACGGTagtaagaaagaagaagaaatggcAAGCTACATTCCTGATAGAAGGGTTGATCCTTCTCAGTATCGTGATTTAGTACATTATTGGTGTTCTGAGGACGGAcag AAAATCAGTGGCATGAACAAAATGAACCGCAAAAAAT